One Triplophysa rosa linkage group LG8, Trosa_1v2, whole genome shotgun sequence genomic window, AGTAGAAATAAAAGTCAttcgtatttattttattttcatgccCTCCTTTGCGAAACCTATAAATAGtagtataaataataaagtaaaacacaGGGACGCATTATTATAATACGGAGGGGTGTGCATAACTGtgacaataaatatatacaataaactaACATTGTCTTGACAGATATGTTACTTAAATTAATCTTTAGTGTACAATGACGTTATAAAAGATATTGTAGCCCAGTCTAATTGAATACATCTCAAAGTCAACAGCATTTATGGCTGATGATGAAAAGCGTGCACGCACAAATATGTGCACATGCATATGTCAGAATGACGCTGCATGAGAAACGAACCTGAAATAGACAGGATCTGTcagctaaacacagacagagagacacacacgGCTCGTGCATTTGTTTGGGTTGAAACTTTCTAGAGAGAGAAGCATATAGAGATTTATACGCGTATATAGCTTGCTTGATGGGTGATGGGCAGATTTTCTCCGTCTTTATTGTTCTCGGTCACGGTTTCTATCGGCACCTTACTCGAAAACCATCGAGAGCAATCGCATACTgttgatttatatttataagcCTCCTTCCCACCTCGAGACGATAAATCGTGAAGTGCGTTTTAATGGACTGCGCCTCGCGGTAAATAGCGGAGCCTATGTGTCCGATCGCGCGCGTAAACATGTCTAAGAATTATGAACGGGCTTTCCAGATGTCACAACACTCAAATGATTTACCATGAGAGGAGTGAACATGTGTTGGAAGATTATTGCGACATTCAGCTTCAACTGCTTTAAAGGTTCGCCGTCGTCTTCACAAAGGTAGGTCATGCTTTCCGAAAACTGTCAATGTTGCGCATTTTTTTGTAGGAACATGTAACTGCTTGCGCGCATATGCATGCAGAACTGTATGAATCGTGAACAACAGGGGTGTGTTGCTATGGCAATACCTGATGTGAACATCATGTTTTTGAAGATAATGCATTGTTGGCTACATGTAGTATTGCAAATGCACATGTGTAGTACATCCGATTAAGAAAAAAAGACGTGAAGATAACAGTGACATGATATGTTGAGGTGTAACGTGTGAATGTAGAACACATCTCAGGGAGACAATATAGGTTAAGCGACATGGCTTTTCTAGAGCTCTCATTGCTTAGGTGAGCATTCTCAGTTAGGTGTCATCAATTTTGTCTCAAATGTCTCTCCAAAAATTGGGACACAAATGCTAAAGTATTGGAAAACAAagctataaaataaatgttgataGCAAAACAGATCATTTGGTCCTTTGGAAAAAGGATTTGGAGACCTTAGGGCGAAGAAAAACAATATGCTGTCAAGAACATTCAAACTATATTTATGCATCACACCTTTATCCGAAGCGAATTACGCGTTCCATGCAAAAACTCTACCCAAATAactctggtttgtgtttgttctgCAGGTCGTCCACAAAGCTCGGCTCCAGTCAAGCAGCCAGTATGGAGAGCAGCTCGCTCACAGGCAGTCTGTCTCTGGGATCAGATGTTCCTCACTGCCAGTGCTGCATCTCTTATGAGGCCAGACTGAAGCGCCTCTCCTGCGGACACCTCTACTGTGACCCCTGCTCCGATCAGATTGTTAACCTGGCTTTTGAAGATATAGAAGGCCTGGCCGAATATCCCTGCCCTATGTGTAAAACCCTCCGTCGTCTGGGAGGCTTCGCTCCGTCTCACAGCTACCAGGGCATGATCCACTGTTCACCCTTTGGAAGTCAGAAACAGAAGCTGGTTGAGGAGAAGGGAGGCCAGTGGGAATAATCGAGTcgtttaaaggcatagtttacCTGAAAAACTAATTtttgcatcatttactcactctcgtgtCATGCCATATGTGTATATGACTCTTGgaatacaaaagatattttcagaaatgtacttttgtgtcaatacaatggaagtgaaagggaggccaatgttgtttggttaccaacattctttaaaatattgtcttttgtgttctgtggattaaagaaagtcataaaggtttggaatgacgcgaggatgagtaaatgatggaagaattgtcatttttaggtgaactgtctctttaatacagTGGCTCTCTACTGGTTACACTGCAGGATGCAGATTTTACATTGGCCATCATGTGGTGACCCCTCATAGTACCAAAATTGATTATTGCACAAAAGTGAACACAAatgtctattattattattattattaggctgAATATTATGCATAATGAAGTATCAGATTAACTGGGACATACTGTACAGTCTTTATAACCAATGACAAAATATAGATAAGCATCTgtggaatttattatctgtaaaATGAGAATGAATCGTTAAGTCAGATTATTCAATAGATTTGATATGCTTAAAGAAATGTTGATGCTGAAAGCACAAAAGAGGTTTTTCTCATATCTGGTGATACTCCAGATTCAGTTTGTATTCTGTTCGTGATTGAAGTGCAGATGATATACAGTAGTGAAGTAGAGCAGTTTCCTTTAACATTtctaagtgtttatttgtatttttgtaatgaGTGCTGTTGATGTAAACGTTTATACCTTTGCAATTCATGGATTTTAAAACTATATCACAGTGTAATGCATTTTGCAAAGTGTTCATGTTGTAAATATCTATTTTGATAAGATGTGTCATGTTTTTAATACGCCGGAATAAGCATTGGTAAGGAAGCCAAGAAATATATTCAGGAACTataagatgtatttatttatctaaaatGCGCCAATAAAGGTTGTTATAAAAGAATAAGAAAAGCTGTTTAAGTGCCTGTGGCAGTTTAAAGGGTGGAaattacaaaacatattttgcaaaTCGATTTAAGGCAAGTATTGGTCATTGCCCTAAATCAGAGCAATCCTTGTGCCGTCTAATATTTGATATCCAAGAAACAAAACCAATCAGATTTTTCAAGTGAACATAATCGGCTGTGAAACACATTTATACTGACATGTGACTGAATAATTCAGGGtgaaatttaaacaaataccGTATGTTAACGTCACTAGCACCCTTTTCATTGCTTGACATTCTGAGAGACTGAGGATCTATGTTAATCTATACCCTTTAACAAAATTTTTTACAAGATAATGACGGGAGAAGACAAAATCTCATGTTGAAAGAGTTCCTGGAACATGCAGGTAAAAATACGTATTAAAATCATATTAAAATGTCCTTTAACATTAGAATGAAGTTCTTGTGCTCACTTTTTCTTCATAACTTGCACATTTACTGTAGTTCCTTCTCATCATGAagttataaaaaatacatcacaATTTCATGAAGAAATAACACTTAAATATGCACTAAAACGGCAGAGTATAATAATGCTTGTAATGTCAACTATATTGCATCTAGTTTCCTTCAATTCTTTccttttttagttttaataCTAATAGAATACAAAAATGCATAATTTACTGGACATCATCGTACCACTGTGTGTGAATAAAGAGAGGCAAGCAGAAGCTGAACTTTCTTTGACTGTTTTGTCTCCATCTAGTGGCCGTACAAGAAACTGCAAAACCTGTTACAATATAATAGTTACAGCAGCCATTTTCTTGCCTATTTTACAAGCCTACCGTACCATAAAATACCACTAAACTACAGCGAAGGTACCGAACAAATTTTTTGGCATGAACTTTAGACACGTAACATTTAACATGCAGACACAGTTTTTTCTATTGTCACTGCTGTCACCATCTACTTAATCTTAATACTCACTGTCCAAACTTGTGGCGGTCTCTGGGagaacttaattttttttttcaaaaaagagGAAGAATTTCAACAGATGACCTTTTTTTTGCCAAGCTATTTTTCTTTCAATACTATATAGCTGCTCACACAGAAGAAGCCCCATGCTGTGCATTGTCTCTTTTAAATCCACATGTGTGCATAGAAAAACGTTTCTGATGAAGTTCCTGATTTGTACcgtattttaaagcatttgtccACTGGATAGCAACACTAGAGAACGTCGCTTCTCCTGCCTACAGATCAGTGTGTGTTTCCTGCGTGTTTGGGATATTTGGCACTAGGAGATGGAATGTAACGCTGGACTGATTGTGACTCTTGTTGGTGGCCGAACAGAAACGTGTGCTTGCCGCTAATCCTCTGTGCAGACCTGGGCGGCTCGGAGGCGGTCCATGGGGCTCTGGTAAGGTTTGTGGGTCGGGTTGACCCTCTGCTGGCCGGTGGCTGGTGTTGAGAGGATCTAGAGGAGAAGAGGAAGGTCCCATTGTTGGCGTTCTGGTTGAGGTTGGACTCCAGCCGACGTGGCTCCTGTTGTCTGGTCTGGTGTTCAGGGTGTCTGACAGAAGCCTGAGCGAGTTTCTCTCCGAGCTCCTGCACTTCAAAGGCCAGCTGATCTAAAGGATGCTGGCTGCAGGAAGACATGGGGTGCGAAAAGGCCTACGGACAGGAAGGAGAGAAAACAAGGACTCGCTGTTACAAAAACACCCATGATCTCACAATGCCTTTGTAGACAACTTGGTGtatatatagtttatattatataacGTACAGCCTGATTGATcttctactgtatattataacATACAGCCTATATTGTCTACTTGTCTATAGTATATCATAACATACATTATATGCTCTTCTACAGTATATCATAATATATAGCCTTTATCTCCTATATCATAACCTATATTCTATCTAATGTGCTCTTCTATATTATCATATTtgatcatactgtatatattattatatatagcctatattatCTATTCTATACTTCTCTATTATAAATGCTCCTATATTTTATATGATCTACATCTCTATATAATTttctatataatattatataaaagaGTAGATTATATAggaaaaaggttaaaaaataggagactatataatataaaaaagaacCGATTTTTTCTTATATAGAATGTctactatattatatatatatatatatatcctatACATATATAAACACTTATATAAATAAGTGTATAtaatatgcatgcatgtgtatatatgtgtgtatacataatatactgtatgtatatattaaacaaatgcaggtattttttaaagttatgtTGTCAACCATGTGGTCAGATCCGAAAGAGTTTACCTGGGGGTGTAGCGCACCCCGTAAATAGCATCCCCTCCATACTCTGACACAGGGCCCTATGAGGAGGGGCAGCAGGGGCTCGAACGGATCATGTAGGGTGGTGGTGTTTTCTGAGGGATCAGAGAGTGAACAGGCTCTGATGAGCCGCTCAAGTCCGGACAAACCCTCGGAGGAAGGAGCCCTGCGGTGACTCTTCCAGTAAGAGCCGGAGTTCCCGCTCCGCCAGGGCAGCAGGTTTGAGGGATTGGAGAATGAACTACGAGACAGCAGGAACACCGAACCCGGCAGTCCATCACTGTGCTGAGAGACAGAGACAAAATAAACACACTCTTTAACAGGGTAATGAAGAGGTACAGTCATACTGACAGCCCAATTAGAAAAATGAGCTAAATGTGGCACAGGTTGGCCTCTTTTCTAAAGAACATCCTTCTGATTTATAGCCAACTAGGGCAGCCATGAAAACATGAATCAATGATGATCATCTTGACATGCACGTTGCCTATTACCTCATAATTAACGCCTCTGTCCTGTACTATCAAATCCCTTATCAATGTTGAGCCTCCTATATAGGGAATGAGAAAGTCTGTAATCATTTAGCTGTGGCTTTTCATTTGAAGTGACCTACAATAGACGCATTACAGCCACAATCCCCCAGGAGCAACCTGAGATTAGAGAAATAATTCACCATCTAATTGTTTTCATCATCTAACTCACCGTCACGTTGTCCCAAACTTAATAAAACCATAATGAAACCATAGGCTGGATGTCTGAGCTGCTGTATTGGAAACAATGAAAGTGATCTCTACATGTGAAGCACTATTAAGACACCAGACTTCGATTTCACTGTATTTGAAGTCTTTAATAGCAGCAGCTTTGTGTGATCAACTCAACATTGTTGCAAAAAAgactaaaggaatagtttacccaaaaataaaatgtcatcatttattcacccacaaGTCATTGCAAATCTCTATATGacagtactgtatatgaaacacaaaagaagatattttgagaaatgtcccagtggttttgtgttcatacaatggaagtcaatggtgtcaTTGCTTTGCTTAAATGGTTTAACTCCTATCCCAAACCACCCTTCTTTCTATGCATGAGGGCTGATGGCCGTTTACATACATCTGACTGCAGGTAAATCTCACCCAGCTGCGCTCCAGGTTTGTATTGAGGTTTCCGTTGAGGACGGGTGGAATACAGGCGGCCTGTGACACAGGTTGTGTGAAGCGGGCTCGCCTCGAGCTGCTGTACTGCAGGGCCCAGTCCCACACCGGAGGGAAAGGCGGGTCCACCGGTTCCTCTGGTTCACCCATGGGCAGCTCCCTCAGCCCATTGACAGGCGTGTAGCTCTGGGGCAGATGCTGCGGGGGAATTTCACGTCTGTTTTATGCTTGTAGAATGTTAAGGGATAGTTTCAAGGTCTGACATGTTTTGAAAATTCGGGCTGCAGTACCTGCGAGCGGCGACATCTTTCCCTCTGAGAGTTGGCCAGGAAGCTACTGAAGAGCGGCAGCTGCACGCTGTCATGCAGAGCCAGCAGGTACTCTTCTGTAAGCTGGAAGCGGGTGGGATATTGAGACCACAGCTGCCACACACAGTCAAGGAACAGCAGAAACACAGGGGCCTGTCGGAGAGCACggcacatttattaaacacaatCTCAACAAGACTCTTATTGTAAATTCCTAAATTACTTAAATAGGTATACAAGGAGCAGTGATCCTACTGGACTGTCAGCATAGTCAGATTTTTTTAGGCCGCACACTGTAGGCATGCTCACAACATAAgggttaaatgtcattttttttgcaGAATTTAAACGGGCACTACATACGTCATTTGCGAGTAAGGCTATAACCTACAACAAACTCCTTGCAATGTTTAATTCAATACGGTGGTCATTTTTGTggaaaatgttattataaacattttttacaactgaaaaatattgatcaaatgtatttttttgtgaattcaGAGTGTCTTTAATATAACTACATGATAACATCGAACTATAAAGATTTTATTCATATAATTCATTCCATACCAAAAAATGCTCAAAAATAGCAATATTACATTGATATCGCcttcgtatctccatatttcgtgattttgattttttgccataaaactttattgttagtcactttttatgtttgtcactgggttttgcaaatatccaaccaataaaaagtattaaaaagttctTGTcaactgaaaaacaacaaatctgaatctgaggtttcggaaggacacaCATATTGGGCAACATGgctattttagtttactaaaatatagattttgaaaatgtttctgtataaatacaaaatactggcctaaaaacgtaaacaattaaaatgttgcctcagaaataacctgaaataagtttaaggcactgaaattataataatGAACTAAGATAAAAGTTAATTAATTGTATATagcaacataataaataaacaaataaataataaaatgacaaaagtatacagtatatgcatataaatattttaaccaaaaataacaaaaactaaaatattagtAAAATTTTGTCAAATATGTCAAACTACAAGaaagctaaaaacaaaactagaaTAACTTAATTAAAAACCGTTCATGAATGAACTATATAAATggtttctgtctgtttttcttgaCCTCTTCTTTATCACAGTCCCTGTGGTAGTTGATGCGGCTGAGGAATTTGTGTCCGGCTGTAATCCATTCCTTCTGCACCAGACTCTGAAATCCAGCTACAGTCCTGCAGTGAGGATCACACATCACCTGCACCAGACTAGAGACCACACagttcatgtctcgatcctccgaCTCTAaagaaacacagagaaaaaaacaaatctacTTAATCACTGTCTTGAATAAATTACTGTGACTTCTAAGGGTTACAATGCATTCTAACTTTCTATggatgaaaaaaaacaatcacataatgaaatgaaatctTATTTTTAACAGGAGTTGGATTTTGGCATGCACAAGTGTAAATAAATTTGCGACCACACAAAAGTTTCatgcaaatgaaaacaagatttgcagcattttactgttttcttacatgtaacaaatgtttttttttagtaaaactaAAACTTCATACTGTGAagctgaaataaaaatgaatatatatttattcatatatcaTGAAATAAATTGCCTTTATTCTACGGACTTCCATTTTTCCcgcacacatttaaaaagcagtACAGTCTGAAGtctgaaaaacatattttctcacCTAACTTTCActtttacaccgtgtctacaccggatgcggcacgacaagagacaatagaacgaaTTAGAACCCAATATAATTAAACAAtttgtctacaccggacgtggcgcgacattcccattagaacaagccatgtgttgcgtcgcatcgcgccgcatccggtgtagacacggtgttacaaTTCACATTTAATTTGGGCATGTGAATTTATTTCACGGTTGTTATTTACAAATCGCACTCTGCGCATGCCAATTCTAGGCATCATTTTCACTTCTTAAGTTTTAACTTCTTAAGTCATCACAAAAACTGCACTGCACTTTAAACCTTACATGACAGGATTGCTTTAAAGTTCTCAGAATATGGCTTTGAACAGTGGATCAGGAGGTTttatcgctctctctctctctctctcgtgttgTGGTTCTGCTGGCAGCACATGTGGTGAACAGGTTCACAGTGATAGATGGAGAATGTCAAACTCATCTGAGAAACTCGTTCCTAAAGCTATTTGCTGCTTGTCAGGATGCAGAAAATATTGATGATTATTGGAGGGCAACTGTGGGTCACGCCGAGAAAAACAAACGGTTTGGaggaacataaaataaaatggaatttaAAGAATTGGAGGGCATTGCCAGATGTGTCTGTTCATTGGTTTATGAGttaagagaaaaaaactgaaccTCTGTGTGTCAGTTATTGTTTTTATCATCTTTAAAGTGAAGCATGGAATTTCTGAGACACTTGCATCACCAAACGTATTGCAATTCCATTTGCTATTGGTTGGTTGAACAGAAGCTATGCTCACGTCACTGGTCAGTTTAAGGCtgctgtgtttggttataaaaatcattacaaaaaaaaactgaccACAAATCAATCCTtccataaaataaacaacaatttgcttttataCATGAGGCCCAGAAACAATAAAACTCCAATACAATAATAATGACACAAAGATGTGAAACAGCCAAAGAGCAAAATgagtttgtctttttgtttatttatttgtatatttcactcataatttactcaccctcatgtcattccaaaactcactgtatgagtttttttcttttgaagaacacaaaagaagatattttgaacaatgttgataaccaaacaatactgccccccattgacttccattgtacggacacaaaaccattcctcaaaatatcttcttttgtgttccagacGAAAGACAGTCAaacatgtaaatgatgacagtttttagttttgtgtgaaccatcccttaaaaggtgatgaacacagagaaataaatATGGAAgattgcttgtaaccaaacagttcttgtaaccaaacaggccaccatatattaaatatattaaaatatcaagaagatattttgaagaatgtaggaaaacaaacagttctgggacagttcaattttcctacaatggtagacaatggtggccaagaactctttggtcacaagcattcttctaaatatctttctctgtgctcatcagaacaaagaaatgtatgcagatttggaacaactcgagggtgaggaactgatgacagaatttttatttttgggtgtactgtccctttaagtaatcATACAATAAGCACAATAATGTACATTTGATTGTCTTTTTCACACTCCTTTTGCTTCTGCCAGTTTTGATCGCCTGACGgggtttattttgcaataaagACATTAATAAAAACGCATTATAGCATGTGTGCTGTTGTTCAGATATTATTAGATGTATGGTTAGACAAAGAGAAAATCACCTCAGGCAACGGTGATCTCTGTATATGGTACAGTAAAGAAATGCTTCTGAAGTCATCATGTGTCAATAGGGTGCGAAGTTCAGAGACAGGTCAGATGCCTGTTAATGATCAACATGACTAACCTTGGAGAACAACAGTCATGTGACCTCCTCTGAGCAAACAAGCGACCTCTGCTGCTTTTCTCAGAAAGCACCTGCGGAGACGCAACAATCACATCACACACAGCAGGGcaaaccaaacaaacacacaaacacacacacacacacacacacacacacgcacacacgcacgcacgcacgcacgcacgcacgcacacgcacgcacacgcacgcacgcacacacagcaggctaaaacacacacagatcaatACACTGACTGTCACTTTGTATTGTTATATAAGAAGCTGTTCAAATCGTTCACTGCAATGTTAAGACTGTTACATAATGTTCAATGTTTTACTATTGCTACTGTATTAAACACATATAACAAGCTAGAATTTCAGTCAAAACATGACGctgtgagaaatgtttcagtgctgTGACACTGTTTCAGTCATCAGttacaaccacacacacatacagatatttgtgtttatataccTGATATAGTCGAGCCAGCGTGTGCTCTCAAGTGTGGAGAGCCATTTATCATCTGGCACTGATACAGACGATGAAATATCTGTGAGACAAAAACTTATTTAACTGAGCAACATTTTGTAACCGAGTGTTGCATTAGCATCACATACAAGGTTGTGGTTTCGATTCAGTGACACAACTGAACCGGTTCCTGTAGGTCAACTGGTAGGGCAGGGAACACATCAAAATGCATTTACTTAGATGCTTTTTATAGAAAGtgacttgcagtgcattcagtcaaatgcataaaaataaacCTCGTACTGAGACCGTCAGGAATGTTCCAGCATTCCAACATCACAcaacagaaatgcaaaaaccttGCCAGTTGAAGAGAAATGTGAAGAATCAAAGTGTCGATGCTGCGCGCTACTGCGAGGAATGTTGTGGGTTTAACCAcgggaagaatttgaggctatagatgaaaaacatttctgtttctcAGTAACACTGAAATTGATCTTTTCACACGACGAATGCTCTTTGGTTTGACCTTTGCACGTCTTCAGACAGTTACCGTATCCAAGTGTCTCAACAGCTGTTGCACAAAAAAAGTTCAACATTTACCCACAGAGAGTGCAAGTCTCCGAAAAAAATAACCAGCTTAACCGGAAAAACGTCAGCTCAACTACATTTTGATCAGCATAAACCAGCCTGGACCAGTATGAAGGTTCATTTTGAACAAGGTTTCACTTTTTCAGAATGTCTTAGTAATATATTTCCGA contains:
- the mtmr11 gene encoding myotubularin-related protein 11 translates to MLTGSKTTFKVRQLVPDMKERMLSHSSFHTRGRDVLGLCCLPGECVLQRAVLVRKKLSVKEGSGWLSGTLFCTHFRVAFVPQDSQRPDDNADPVLLGDHDVALASIDKVVAVGPSRTKLVTPNGSLKFTPEELVLYCRDLRVFCFLFDRLTPDAQAMEITYTIAKTYQPLKPGTLLSFQNSALGSIEMKQFLSNRRRDPNMNWFECSADWEQELERAGATGWRVSSVNDRFEMSTSLPRFTVVPHRVLDTELKKTFAHFNDGRIPRWCWRHPRGSDLLRMASFQNNIYHEKDDIRNLELVLFGGQQMCVIVDLGEEMPSPADIQVAHTRLRTLCLGDISSSVSVPDDKWLSTLESTRWLDYIRCFLRKAAEVACLLRGGHMTVVLQESEDRDMNCVVSSLVQVMCDPHCRTVAGFQSLVQKEWITAGHKFLSRINYHRDCDKEEAPVFLLFLDCVWQLWSQYPTRFQLTEEYLLALHDSVQLPLFSSFLANSQRERCRRSQHLPQSYTPVNGLRELPMGEPEEPVDPPFPPVWDWALQYSSSRRARFTQPVSQAACIPPVLNGNLNTNLERSWHSDGLPGSVFLLSRSSFSNPSNLLPWRSGNSGSYWKSHRRAPSSEGLSGLERLIRACSLSDPSENTTTLHDPFEPLLPLLIGPCVRVWRGCYLRGALHPQAFSHPMSSCSQHPLDQLAFEVQELGEKLAQASVRHPEHQTRQQEPRRLESNLNQNANNGTFLFSSRSSQHQPPASRGSTRPTNLTRAPWTASEPPRSAQRISGKHTFLFGHQQESQSVQRYIPSPSAKYPKHAGNTH